CAACGCCAACGTGGTGGCCATGAACGTGCCCATCGCGCACGCGGCGGGCACGCCCGACGGCGGCGAGATCCTCGAGGGCGGCGGCTACAACCAGGTCGACCGGCCGGTGGCGGGCAACATCACCGTCGGCAGCAGCACCGTGACCGCGGCGTTCTCGCAGTACGCCACGCCCGACGGCGGCGACGGTCACTTCGTGGCCTTCGAGGTGCCCGGCGCCGAGATCGACTGGACGAACTTCCTCCAGAGCGGCCTCGCGGGCACCCCGCAGCTCCAGTAGCCGCAGCGCACATCCATGAACTTCTCGATCCTGTCGCGCTCGGCGGCCATCTACACCACCCGCCGGCTCATGGAGGCCGGTGCCGCGCGTGGACACAACGTGCGCGTGCTGGATCCGCTCCGCTGCGAGATGCACCTCGACGGCAAGCGCGCGCACCTGTTCTACGAGCGCGCGGACCTGCCGCCGTCCGACGTGGTGGTGCCGCGCATCGGCAGCTCGATTGCGCCGTACGGGCTCTCGGTGCTCAACCAGTTCGAGCTGCGCGGCATGGCCGTGCTCAACCGCTCGGGCGCGATCGCCACGGCGCGCAACAAGATGCGCTGCCTGCAGCTCCTGGCCGCGAACGGGATTCCCATTCCTTCGACGGTCATGGCGTCCACGGCGGGTGACCTGAAGGCCATGGTGGCGCTGGTCGGCGGCGTGCCGGTGCTGGTGAAGGTGCTCCAGGCCGGCGAGCGCGAAGGCGTGATGGTCTGCCGCAGCCTGCAGAGCATGGAGGCCGCGCTCGAGGCCTTGCTCGGGCTGGGCCACAACCTGCTCATCCAGCAGTACGTGCTCGATCGAAAGGGGCGCGACATCCGCGCGCTGGTGGTGGGCGGCAAGGTGGTGGCCGCGGCGCGGCGGCGGCCGAAGGTGGGCAAGCTCTCGCGCACGCTCGCGCGCGGCGCGCGGATGGATCGCGTGGAGCTGCCGTCGGAGTTTCAGCGCATCGCCGTCGAGGCCGCGCAGCACGTGGGCCTCGAGGTGGCCGGCGTGGACCTGCTCGACCTCACCGACGGGCCGCGCATCTTCGAGGTCAACGCCTCGCCGGGGTTGAAGGATCTCGAAGAGGTGACCGGGCGCGACCTGGCCACGGAGATCGTGCTCCACGCCGAGAGCCTGGCGCCGAAGACCGTGGTTCCCAATGGCGACAAGCGTCGCCGGGCCGCGCCGCGCGCCGAGCGCTGAACGCGGCCAGCCGACCGCCCGTGTCGTTCGGGCCGCAAGCCCACTCGAACGCTTTCGCGCCCTTGGCTCCGGCATCTGCGCTGCACTCCCGACCTGCGTCAGGAGGAGTCGATGCAGCGCGCCGAACAGCAGCCGCCGAGACGCCGACTGCGGCGGTTCGTGCGGCCGCGGCGGCGCTGGAGAAACGCGGGGATCGCGCCGCATCCGCTGGGCGCGCTGCTGAATCCGAAGGTCGCAGTGCTGCTGGTCACATCCCCGCAGGCGGCCGACGCGCTCGCTCGGGTGGCAACCGCGCTGACGGCCGCACCGCTGGTCGCAGGAATTGCGAACGCTCCCTCGCTGCAGCGGCTCTGGTCGCGCGGGCAGGTGTTGCGCTTCCACAGCCGCGACGGGACGTTGGCCGCCGCACTGTTCCTCCCGCGAGCGCGCTGGCCGGCGCCGTTCCACCGGTTGACGCGGCTGGCCCTTGAATTTCGGACGCGTCCTTGGCATCCAAGCGGGTAACTCTTTGGAGATTCAATGATCCGGACCCTGGGACTGACGCTCGGCGTGCTTCTGGCCGCCAACGTGGCGCGCGCGGACGACGCGAAGAAGTACGAGCTCAAGATCGAGCCGGGCACGGCCAAGGTCGGTGCGAAGGGCAAGGCGGCGGTGAAGATCAACGTCGCGGCGGGCTCGCACGTGAGCGAGGACGCGCCCATGAAGTTCGTGCTCAAGGCCGAGGGCGTGAAGCTCGACAAGGAGAAGCTCACCCAGGCCGACGTGATCGAGGGCAAGGGCGCGAGCCCGAAGCTGGAGATCCCGTTCACGGCCGAGAAGGCCGGCGCCGCCAAGATCGAAGCCGATGCCACGTTCATCGTGTGCACCAAGGAGCTCTGCGAGCGCGAGCAGGAGCACCTCTCGATCCCGGTGAACGTGCAGTAACCGGTTGGTTACAATCGTGGTTGTGGGAGGCGCTTCCCAGCGCCGACACCCGCAACCCATCGGTTACATCCAAGGCTCCAATGCCCCGAATCATCTTCGGCGTGAACCCGGTCCTCGAGGCCCTTCGCGCCCACCCGGATCAGGTGGAGCGCATCCTCGTGGCCGAGGGTGCCAAGCCGCACGCGATTGGCGAGATCCACTCGCGCGCGGGCAAGGCGCGCGTCCGCGTGGAGACCGTTCCGCGCAACCGGCTCGACGCGGCTGCCGAAGGCGGCGTGCACCAGGGCGTGGTCGCCGAGGTCGCCGAGTTCAAGTACGTGGACCTCGAGGATCTGCTCGAGGGCACGTCGGACGAGCCGCCGCTCATCGTGCTCCTCGACGGCATCCAGGATCCGCACAACCTGGGCGCGCTCATTCGCTCGGCGCACGCGTTCGGCGCGGACGGCGTGGTCATTCCGCAAGATCGCGCCTCGGGCGTGACGGCCGTGGCCGCGAAGGCCTCGGCGGGGGCCGTCGAGCACTGCAAGGTCGCGCGGGTGGTGAACCTCTCGCGCGCGGTGGAGCAGCTCAAGGAAGCGAACATCTGGACGGCCGCCGCGGTCGTCGACGGCGACAAGCTGCCCTGGGAGCTCGACCTCGCTGGCCCGAGCGCGATCGTGATCGGCGCCGAGGGCACGGGCGTGCGGCCGCTGGTGGCCAAGACCTGCGACTTCCGCGTGCGCATCCCCATGGCCGGCTCGCTTGGCAGCCTCAACGCCAGCGCGGCGGGCGCCACGCTCCTCTACGAAGCCATGCGCCAAAGGACGAAAACTGGCCGTTGACAGGTGCCGAGGTGCCGGGTTACCTAGCGCGTCCGTTCGTCGCTGAGGGCCGTGTGACCAAGGATCCCAAGCGCGAGAAGGAGCTGGTCGACCAAATCGCTGCCGGTTGGGTGGCAGCGCAGGCGCAGCTGGAGCGCTTGAAGCGGGCGGTCGACGAGCAGCAGTCGCTGGGGAACGCGAAGGTCAAGTTGGAGGCGGTGCAGCGGGAGCGGGAAGCGAAGCTGATTGCTCTGGGAGAAGCGGCCCTGGGTCAGTTTCGGGATGCGAAGGACGTCCCTACAGCGCTACGGGCCGCGCTGGAGGCAGTGAAGGTGACGGAAGCGAAGTTGCAGGCCCAGCGGTCGTCGATCCAGGACCTCCTGGCCGAGGCCGATGTTGTAAAGCCGGTCAAGAAGCCGGTGAAGCGCTAGCGGATCCCAGTCCGCGACGAGTTGTGGGGTCATAGCTCAGCTGGGAGAGCGCCTGAATGGCATTCAGGAGGTCGACGGTTCGATCCCGTCTGGCTCCACCAAATCAGCCCCGGTCATCCAAGTGGATGACCGGGGTTTTTGTTTTCGGGGTGCGCCATGCACGCGTTGCTCCTCGCCGTCGCGCTCACTGCCGCGCCTGCGCAGAGGCCGATCCTCATCAGCGTCGATGACCTGCCCATCGCCTCGGGCAAGCTGCACCCCGATCCCGCCGAGCGCCTGAAGATCACCCAGGACCTGCTCGCGGTGCTCGCCAGGCACCACGTGCCTGCCATCGGCATGGTCGTGGGCAAGAACCACACGACGCCGGCCGACGAGGCGCTGCTCGATCTTTGGGTCAAGGCCGGGCTCGAGCTCGGCAACCACACCTTTTCGCATCCCGACGCGAGCAAGCTCGACGCGAAGGATTTCATCGCCGACGCCGACAAGGAGCGCGCGTGGCTGGCCAGGTTCCTCGCCGCGCGCGGCAAGACGCTGCGCTACTTCCGCTACCCGTACCTCGACGAGGGCGAAACGCCGGCCAAGCTCGACACGCTTCGCGCATACCTCGCGTCGAGCCATCAGACGAACCTTCCCGTCACCATCGACGACCAGGACTGGAGCTTCGAGGACGACTGGGTGGCTGCGCGGCGCAAGAACGACGCGCACGCGATGGCGGAGATTGCGGCCGACTACCAGGCCGCGCTGCGCATCCACGTGGAGCACTTCGAGGCCGAGAGCGACAAGCTCTTCGGTCACGCGGTGCCGGAGATCGTGTTGTTGCACGCGGAAGAGGTGAGCGCCGCGCAGTGGGACGCGTTCTTCACCTGGCTGGAGTCGACGGGGCACCGGTTCGCGGGCGTCGACGAGGTGATGGCCGATCCCGCGTACCAGACGCGGCAGACCTACGTCGGGCCGCACGGCATCAGCCTCTGGGATCGCATTCGCGTGGAGCGGCGGAAGCTCGACGCCACCTCCGCCATCGCCAAGTTCCTGCAAGTGCAGGTCGCCGCCTGGAATCGGGGTGACCTGGAGACCTTCACGCGCGCGTACGCCGACGACGCCACGTTCGTGTCACCTTCTGGTTTCAATTCCGGTCGCGCGGCGGTGCTCGAGCGCTACAAGAGGAAGTACCCCGACCGGAAGGCGATGGGGCGGCTCTCGCTGGAGCTCCAGGAGACGCGGCTCCTCGAGGGCGATGAGTTCACCTACTTCGGCGACACGGTGCCCAGCCACATCCAGGGGGCCACCGTGGCCGCTCGCTGGAAGCTCGAGCTCGATGGCAAGCCGGCCGCGACCGGGACCACGCTGCTCGTGCTGCGGCCCGTGGGCGACGGCTGGGAGATCCTGCAAGACGCGTCGATGTAGCGCGTTCAGGTTCGCAGCGCCTCGCGCGTCAGCAGCGCGTACCGCGAGGGTCATCATGCGTGCCTACTTCGAGAAGCTGAGCTCCTGAGTCGTCCCCGGCGCGCGAGCGCCGAGCGGGACGCTGCTGTGAATCGCTTTCAATCGAAGTGAGCCCAACATGGACAGGCATGACCGGGGACGTACGTCCTCGCAGCGCGCGCACGGCGCGCGCAAGACGATGCAGTTGTGCAAGCAGGTGCAGCGCGTGGTGGCGAGCGTGCTCGCGGAGTGTGCGGATGGGCACGTGAGCCAGCTCTCGCTGCTGGGCGTGGAGCCCGCGGCCGGTTCGAGCGTGCTGCGCGTGGCCGTGGTGGCCATGGGCGCGGACGGCGAAGCGCTCGCGGCGACGCGTGCAGCGCTGGAGCAGTTGAAGCCGTACCTGCGGATGGAGGTGGCCGACGCCATCTGCCGCAAGCGTGTGCCCGAGCTGGTGTTCTCGGTCGTGCCTGCGTGACAGCGCGTCGTCGGCGTGCGCGAACCGCGCGCCAATGCGGCAAATCGGTGCCCGGGGACGATGGCGCGAATGACATCGCGTCAATCGTCCTCGGGCGCTGAATTTCGTTCGGCCACGTCGCGTTTGCCGCTTGCTCGCACAACCCGCGAGCGAGGAGGCACGCACATGTCGATGCGAAGCATGGCCGTGGTGCTGTCGCTGCTGGTTCCCGCGCTGGCGCACGCGCAGGCCGAAGTGGAGCAGGTGCAGGAGCGCAACGAGCGCTGGGCGCTCGGCGGTGGGCTCACGCTCGCGCCCGTCGTTCTCTCCGATGGCTCGCTGGGAGCCCTCTCGCCGGCGCCGACGGTCACTGCCGAGCGACGCATCGGCTCCACCTGGCTGCGTCTCGGACTGGTGACGGCGGTGACGCAGCTTCGATTTGACACAGGTCAATCGACCGACGCGGCTTCCTTCCAGCTTCGTGTTGGCGCACGGAAGCCGTTGCTCGCTGGCGGTCCCGTGGAGCTCTCGGTCTACGCGGACGCGACCGGCCTCTACAACGTCGCCAGGGCGTTCGACGACAGCTCGGCGTCGCGCAACATCGGCGCAGGCGTGGGCGGCGGGCTCATCGCGCAGGTGGCGCTCGCGAAGCAGGTCGACCTCAGGCTCACCGCCGAGCTGGCGCGGCTCACGGCCTCGCGCGCGGTGACGACCGCGCCGCTCAACAGCACTGCGGGTACGTGGGTGCTCAGCGGTGGGCTGACCGCTGAACCGACGCTCGCGCTCTTCTTCCGGTTCTAGGCTTAGGCGGGCTCCGCGAGCTCGGGCCCGTCGCGGAGCTCGAGCTCGAGGTCCGCGTCGAAGCGGCCGTTCTTGAGCCGCTGGGGCACCTGGGTGCTGGTCACGATCAGGCGCTTGTAGGGACCGGCTTTCACGGGCGACGCCTCGATCCACGCGTCGCGCGAGGCGCGCGTGCGGAAGCGAAAGATGACGTGACCCTCTTTGGCGTAGTGCGAGTGGCTGCGAGGCATCGTGACTATCTGCCCAGTTCGAGCGTGAGCGGTCAATCAAACAAGCGGGTACGCTCCTGATGGGTATCGACCCGCGCCCCTTGAGGGGTTCGAAGCACCTTTCTAGGGTGCGTGTCCGTGAAGGGTGACGTGCATCACGTTGAGCTTCGCGGCCCGGCGAACCGGAGGCTCGCGGCGACCTGGGTCGACGCGGGCGGCGCCGCTTCGGTGGTGCTCGTGCACGGATTCACGAGCGATCGCCACTCGCGCGGCCGGTTCCCCGCGCTCGCCGAATCACTCGCCGCGCATGGCATCTCCACGCTCGCGTTCGACGCGTCGGGCTGCGGCGAGAGCGACGACGCGCCGCTCACGGTTTCAGGGCTCGTCGAAGACCTGCGCGCGGCGCTCGCATTCACCCGCGCGCGCACGAAGGGCAAGCTCGGGATCCTCGGACACAGCCTCGGCGGCAAGGTGGCGGTGCTCGGGTGCCCGAGTGATGTCGCCGCGCTGGTGCTCACCGGCGCGCCGCTCGGACCGATGGGCTACGACTGGACCGCGCACCACGCGCCCGAGCAACTGCGCGCGCTGGCGGAGCAGGGGGCCTTCACCATCGAGCGCGACGAGCCACTCCGGAAGCGCTGGATCATCACGCGCGAGCTGCTCGACAGCTTCGACGATGCGGTCGATGTCGCGCGCGTGAAGGCGCCCACGCTGCTCGTGTTCGGCGACGGCGACGACGAGGAGCGCCACGCGCTCGCCCTCGGACGCGCCGCGCTTCCCAAGCTGCCGGACGGATCTCGGCTCGAGGTCATCGCCGGAGCGCCGCACGGCTTTGGCGCGCAGTACGACGAGGTGAAGCGCCTGGCCGTCGACTTCCTCGCCGCGAACCTCGGGTAGAGTCCGCGAACCTTTCAGCTCGAGCGGGTTTGGCTCTGGGCTGTTCGAGGAGGCGTCATGCACGTCATGCTCCTGGCCGCGCTGCTCGCCGGCACCGATGCGCCGCCGACGCAGGCCTGGGTCGCGCGCAGCAACGCCATCGCCCAGCAGCTCCTGCAGCAGGAAGCCACGGTCTCGCCCGAAGGCGTGACCGAGCTCGGCATCGAAGGCTTCGACGAGGCCATCACCAACCTCGCGCCGGGCTACGAGGACCGTCGGCGCGCGCTCGCGAAGTCGGAGGAGGCGCTGCTCGTGGGCAGGCTCGCGAGCGAGACCGATCCGCAGGTGAAAGAGGATCTGAAGATCATGCTCGACGCCGTCCGCCGCAGCGGACGCGGCGTCGATCTCGAGGCGCAGTACCTCGTGCCGGTTCACAACGTCGGCGAAGAGGTCTTCAGCGGCATCAAGACGCTGCTCGACGATCAGATCGCGCCCGAGCGTCGCAAGGCCGCGCTGGTGCGCCTGCGCAAGTACGCCGGGCTCGAGAAGGGCTCGCAGCCCTACGCGTCGCTCGCGCGCGCGCTGACCGAAGAAGCGATGAAGAATCCCAAGCGGCAGATGCCGTCGAAGGCCGAGATCGAGAAGGACCTCAAGGCCGGCCCGATGGAGCTCGAGGGCGTGGGCAAGCTGTTCCAGAAGTACGGCATCGCGGGCTACGAGCCATCGCTCGCGGAGCTCAAGAAGCAAGCTGCCGCGTATGACGCGTGGCTCAAGAACGACATCCTCCCCAAGGCGCCGGCCGACTTCCGCTTGCCGCCGCCGGTGTACGCGTTCGCGCTCGAGGCGTACGGCGTCACCGAGCCGCCCGCACAGCTCGCCGCCGACGCGCACGCGGCCTACGACGGGCTGCACAAGGAGATGCAAGCGCTGGCGACGGAGATCGCCAAGGAGCGCCACCTTCCCAAGAGCGACTTCCGCGACGTGCTGCGCGAGCTGCGCAAGGAGCAGCTCACCGAGACCACGATCCTGCCGCACTACCAAAAGCGGCTCGCAGAGATCGAGGCGATCATCCAGCGCGAGCACCTGGTGACCTTGCCCAAGCGCGAGTGCCGCATCCGGCTCGCGAGCGAAGCCGAGAGCGCTCGAATGCCCGCGCCGCACATGGACGGCCCGCGGCTCGTGAACAACCACGGCGAGCAGGGCGTGTTCGTGTTGCCGGTGAGCAATCCCGTCGCGAATGGCGGTGACAGCCGCATCGATGACTTCTTGAATGCGAGCGCGTCGTGGGGCCTGGCGGCGCACGAGGCGCGGCCGGGACACGAGCTGCAGTTCGCGTCGATGGTGGAGCGTGGCGTGTCGCAGGCGCGCGCCATCTACGCGTTCAACTCGGCGAACGTCGAGGGCTGGGGCTTGTACTCCGAGTCCATCATCGCGCCGTACATGAGCAAGGAGGGCCAGCTGCTCGCGCTGTGGATGCGCTCGTTCCGCGCGGCGCGCGCGTTCCTCGATCCGGAGCTCCAGGCCGGAAGGATCACGCCCGAGCAGGCGATGAAGTTCCTCGAAGAAGACACGGTGTGCTCGCACGGCCTCGCGAGCGAAGAGGTCGATCGCTACACGTTCCAGATGCCCGGCCAGGCCACATCGTATTTCTTTGGCTACAGCCAGCTGCGCGCGCTGCGCGCCGAGGCCGAGAAGCAGCAGGGCAAGAGCTTCAACGCCGGCCGCTTCCACGACCTGGTGCTCGCGCAAGGCGCGCTGCCGCTGGGGATGCTGCACGACGCGGTGCTCGCGCAGCTCAAGTGATCACGGCTTTGGCGTGAAGCGCCGCAGCCGGAGCGCGTTCGACACCACGCTCACCGAGCTCAGCGACATCGCCGCGGCCGCGAGCATCGGCCCACCGAAGCGCTCGAGCAGCCCGAGCGCGGCGATCGGAATCGCGAGCACGTTGTAGCCCAGCGCCCAGTACAGGTTCTGTCGGACGATCTCCAGCGTGCGCCGCGCGACGTCGATGGCGGCGGGCAGCGCGCGCAGATCCGAGCGCATCAGCGTGACGGGCGCGGCCTCGAGCGCGACGTCGCTTCCGGCGCCCAGCGCGATTCCGACATCTGCAGCTGCGAGCGCAGGCGCGTCATTCACGCCATCGCCGACCATGGCCACGCGCTGGCCGCTCGCCTGAAGCCGGCTGACCTCCGCCGCCTTTCCGTCGGGCCGCACCTCCGCGAGCACCGACGACTCGTCGAGGCCGAGCTGCTTTGCGATGGCCAGCGCCGTGCCGCGTCGATCGCCGGTGAGCAGGCGCAGTTCGAGGCCGCGCGCCTTCAACGCGGCCAGCGCATCCTTCGACTCGGGGCGCGGCGGATCGGCGATGGCGAAGACGGCCCTCGCCTGGCCGTCGACCTCCACCGCAATCGCGATCTGCCCATGCGCCTCCGCAAGCGAGACAGCCTCGAGCAGCTTCGCGTCTGTGATCGACAGCCAACGCGGCGAACCGACCCGCACGCGATGGCCGTCGACGAGCGCGCTCGCGCCATCGCCGGCGTGGGCGAGGAACTCGGAGGGTTCGGCCAGCGCGATGCTCCGAGCGCGCGCAGCCTGAACCAGCGCCTGCGCCAGCGGGTGCTCCGAGTGCAGATCCGCGCTCGCCGCAAAGTGTAACGCTTCGTTTTCATCTCCCAGCGAGGTCGCCTGCTCGAGCACAGGCTTGCCGAGCGTCACGGTGCCGGTCTTGTCCAGGACGATGGTCTTCACGGAGGCGAGC
The Deltaproteobacteria bacterium DNA segment above includes these coding regions:
- a CDS encoding alpha/beta fold hydrolase; the protein is MHHVELRGPANRRLAATWVDAGGAASVVLVHGFTSDRHSRGRFPALAESLAAHGISTLAFDASGCGESDDAPLTVSGLVEDLRAALAFTRARTKGKLGILGHSLGGKVAVLGCPSDVAALVLTGAPLGPMGYDWTAHHAPEQLRALAEQGAFTIERDEPLRKRWIITRELLDSFDDAVDVARVKAPTLLVFGDGDDEERHALALGRAALPKLPDGSRLEVIAGAPHGFGAQYDEVKRLAVDFLAANLG
- a CDS encoding DUF885 domain-containing protein, which codes for MHVMLLAALLAGTDAPPTQAWVARSNAIAQQLLQQEATVSPEGVTELGIEGFDEAITNLAPGYEDRRRALAKSEEALLVGRLASETDPQVKEDLKIMLDAVRRSGRGVDLEAQYLVPVHNVGEEVFSGIKTLLDDQIAPERRKAALVRLRKYAGLEKGSQPYASLARALTEEAMKNPKRQMPSKAEIEKDLKAGPMELEGVGKLFQKYGIAGYEPSLAELKKQAAAYDAWLKNDILPKAPADFRLPPPVYAFALEAYGVTEPPAQLAADAHAAYDGLHKEMQALATEIAKERHLPKSDFRDVLRELRKEQLTETTILPHYQKRLAEIEAIIQREHLVTLPKRECRIRLASEAESARMPAPHMDGPRLVNNHGEQGVFVLPVSNPVANGGDSRIDDFLNASASWGLAAHEARPGHELQFASMVERGVSQARAIYAFNSANVEGWGLYSESIIAPYMSKEGQLLALWMRSFRAARAFLDPELQAGRITPEQAMKFLEEDTVCSHGLASEEVDRYTFQMPGQATSYFFGYSQLRALRAEAEKQQGKSFNAGRFHDLVLAQGALPLGMLHDAVLAQLK
- the rlmB gene encoding 23S rRNA (guanosine(2251)-2'-O)-methyltransferase RlmB, with protein sequence MPRIIFGVNPVLEALRAHPDQVERILVAEGAKPHAIGEIHSRAGKARVRVETVPRNRLDAAAEGGVHQGVVAEVAEFKYVDLEDLLEGTSDEPPLIVLLDGIQDPHNLGALIRSAHAFGADGVVIPQDRASGVTAVAAKASAGAVEHCKVARVVNLSRAVEQLKEANIWTAAAVVDGDKLPWELDLAGPSAIVIGAEGTGVRPLVAKTCDFRVRIPMAGSLGSLNASAAGATLLYEAMRQRTKTGR
- a CDS encoding SgcJ/EcaC family oxidoreductase gives rise to the protein MHALLLAVALTAAPAQRPILISVDDLPIASGKLHPDPAERLKITQDLLAVLARHHVPAIGMVVGKNHTTPADEALLDLWVKAGLELGNHTFSHPDASKLDAKDFIADADKERAWLARFLAARGKTLRYFRYPYLDEGETPAKLDTLRAYLASSHQTNLPVTIDDQDWSFEDDWVAARRKNDAHAMAEIAADYQAALRIHVEHFEAESDKLFGHAVPEIVLLHAEEVSAAQWDAFFTWLESTGHRFAGVDEVMADPAYQTRQTYVGPHGISLWDRIRVERRKLDATSAIAKFLQVQVAAWNRGDLETFTRAYADDATFVSPSGFNSGRAAVLERYKRKYPDRKAMGRLSLELQETRLLEGDEFTYFGDTVPSHIQGATVAARWKLELDGKPAATGTTLLVLRPVGDGWEILQDASM
- a CDS encoding ribosome-binding factor A; this translates as MDRHDRGRTSSQRAHGARKTMQLCKQVQRVVASVLAECADGHVSQLSLLGVEPAAGSSVLRVAVVAMGADGEALAATRAALEQLKPYLRMEVADAICRKRVPELVFSVVPA
- a CDS encoding RimK family alpha-L-glutamate ligase; translated protein: MNFSILSRSAAIYTTRRLMEAGAARGHNVRVLDPLRCEMHLDGKRAHLFYERADLPPSDVVVPRIGSSIAPYGLSVLNQFELRGMAVLNRSGAIATARNKMRCLQLLAANGIPIPSTVMASTAGDLKAMVALVGGVPVLVKVLQAGEREGVMVCRSLQSMEAALEALLGLGHNLLIQQYVLDRKGRDIRALVVGGKVVAAARRRPKVGKLSRTLARGARMDRVELPSEFQRIAVEAAQHVGLEVAGVDLLDLTDGPRIFEVNASPGLKDLEEVTGRDLATEIVLHAESLAPKTVVPNGDKRRRAAPRAER